The following are from one region of the Noviherbaspirillum sedimenti genome:
- a CDS encoding prephenate dehydrogenase — MKKIAIFGVGLIGGSFALALKGAGAVQQVVGVGRTAATLERARALGIIDVACTSVQDALAGAELVLIAAPVAQTGAILAAIAPHLQPGTVVTDAGSTKSDVVAAARAALGPKIAQFVPGHPIAGAELSGPDAAMAQLYRGKKVVLTALPENAEADVERVAGAWRHCGALIHRLGAEQHDSVFAAVSHLPHLLAFGLVDDIARKAHADLLFQYAASGFRDFTRIAGSSPEMWRDISIANQAALLRELDEYMAQLARMRGLLAAGDGTGLEAVYANAQQARHAWNKTIEAAERPAIEGGN, encoded by the coding sequence TTGAAAAAAATCGCAATCTTTGGCGTCGGCCTGATCGGCGGATCATTCGCGCTGGCCTTGAAGGGCGCTGGCGCCGTGCAGCAGGTGGTGGGCGTCGGCCGCACTGCCGCCACGCTGGAGCGCGCCCGCGCGCTCGGCATCATCGATGTGGCCTGCACTTCAGTGCAGGATGCGCTGGCCGGCGCCGAGCTGGTTTTGATCGCCGCACCGGTGGCGCAGACGGGCGCGATCCTGGCCGCGATCGCGCCGCATCTGCAGCCGGGCACGGTGGTTACCGATGCCGGCAGCACCAAAAGCGACGTGGTTGCCGCGGCGCGCGCGGCCCTGGGGCCGAAGATCGCGCAGTTTGTTCCCGGTCATCCGATTGCCGGCGCAGAGCTGAGCGGCCCGGATGCCGCGATGGCCCAGCTCTATCGCGGCAAGAAGGTGGTGTTGACCGCCTTGCCGGAAAACGCCGAGGCCGATGTCGAGCGTGTTGCCGGCGCCTGGCGCCATTGCGGCGCGCTGATCCACCGCCTGGGCGCCGAGCAGCACGACAGCGTGTTTGCCGCTGTCAGCCATCTGCCGCACCTGCTGGCGTTCGGCCTGGTCGACGACATCGCGCGAAAAGCCCATGCCGACCTGCTGTTCCAGTATGCCGCCAGCGGTTTTCGCGACTTCACCCGGATCGCCGGCTCCTCGCCGGAAATGTGGCGCGACATCAGTATCGCCAACCAGGCTGCGCTCTTGCGCGAACTGGACGAATATATGGCGCAGCTTGCGCGCATGCGCGGCCTGCTGGCCGCCGGCGACGGCACCGGGCTGGAAGCGGTCTACGCCAATGCGCAGCAGGCGCGCCACGCCTGGAACAAGACCATTGAAGCCGCCGAGCGGCCAGCCATAGAGGGCGGAAACTGA